In Sander lucioperca isolate FBNREF2018 chromosome 21, SLUC_FBN_1.2, whole genome shotgun sequence, the following proteins share a genomic window:
- the LOC116046784 gene encoding uncharacterized protein LOC116046784: MMESKDPRASPGGPISQDDSGLWMKITSNTPVTDHTDEPCGQRPRDETLFVPLAPAVITRYVSVMDDEGTDDVFIPPPPSYMAPLLPGEGSTDATANYSGLTLTNGAADATEAEANPSGLDWHHAEKQLMAGQSEVDKVIASTPQTSEESKNDSNLPKYQDQTSMEEICYLSGRQRQEITTGDEESKLEHEDIAILSERQEKRRETEAEKDKYPKQVPSSVDEKSENETHFDKNGDQTQSKEMCDVHCDDEESDEDFEPNGPPELSKCNQNTTDAATNQPQVPEIPTQVSNGDEVHTVTKHDWVRRESDTSEMQVSRLSVSEGDKEMPTMEEQEDGSRRIATDIQQGEHLLQRLQCLQLQQDGCSPESPHNSQKVVQETRGETKGVFGSKIDDLKAREADLTCGDEREESGFYTAKTNLKIGKNESHDAEANAKMTLSTTPVELELQAIAGDSDEADNPDVIEIPFKTNILFEPLPTKDGPHGDWQFSEQKMKKEISQEIQRELVLVNQGKIPGGYSKGEVRQLKETKLLFEAFQQDNTDGPKRQRKPRTSLKKGRVYPSVLERTRSLEMLSLKSCPISRAHSLRQYKETEKNHEILRSMSQTGGSRDKTRLLAYTKQDKRVYRSMDSIKTDVSASAVETRRRSQDRNATQESPILQRNPFFKLRPALALKPEVEKDIREAKEREEELRRQRCDLYGEKTQRGEDGEKSRFKEMFAPGVGKQSSGKLERVWPPPPSVKDQMKSEQTQQESKVQRAGGQKSPLWQRWEAGLINGEGQEKN; this comes from the exons ATGATGGAATCAAAAGACCCCAGAGCCAGCCCGGGAGGTCCGATCTCTCAGGATGACAGCGGTCTGTGGATGAAGATAACCTCTAACACCCCTGTGACGGACCACACAGATGAGCCATGTGGTCAGAGGCCTCGAGATGAAACCTTATTCGTCCCCCTTGCACCTGCAGTGATCACTAGATATGTTAGTGTGATGGATGATGAGGGAACAGACGATGTTTTcatccctcctcctccatcctaCATGGCTCCTTTGCTGCCAGGCGAGGGCAGCACAGATGCTACGGCGAATTATTCCGGTTTGacccttacaaatggggcagcTGACGCCACAGAAGCTGAGGCTAATCCCAGCGGCTTAGACTGGCATCACGCTGAGAAGCAGTTAATGGCAGGACAGAGCGAGGTGGATAAAGTGATAGCAAGCACACCGCAGACTTCCGAGGAGTCGAAAAACGACTCCAATCTACCCAAATATCAAGACCAAACATCCATGGAGGAAATATGTTATTTATCCGGAAGACAGCGTCAGGAAATCACAACAGGAGACGAAGAATCAAAATTGGAGCATGAGGATATTGCAATTTTGAGTGAGAGGCAGGAAAAGAGGAGGGAAACGGAAGCAGAGAAAGACAAATATCCAAAACAGGTACCTTCAAGCGTTGATGAAAAATCAGAAAATGAGACGCATTTTGACAAAAATGGAGACCAAACACAATCCAAAGAAATGTGTG ATGTCCACTGTGACGATGAGGAGAGTGATGAGGACTTTGAGCCCAATGGGCCACCAGAGCTCAGCAAATGCAACCAAAACACGACTGACGCAGCAACCAATCAGCCACAGGTGCCAGAAATCCCAACACAGGTGTCAAATGGTGATGAAGTGCATACCGTCACAAAGCATGACTGGGTgaggagagagagtgacacAAGCGAAATGCAAGTGTCCCGACTCTCCGTCTCTGAAGGCGACAAAGAAATGCCAACGATGGAAGAACAGGAGGATGGAAGCAGGAGAATAGCAACAGATATCCAACAAGGAGAGCACCTGCTTCAACGCCTGCAATGTTTGCAGCTGCAACAGGATGGGTGTTCACCAGAGAGTCCTCATAACTCCCAGAAGGTTGTGCAAGAGACGAGAGGCGAGACAAAGGGTGTGTTTGGGAGTAAAATAGATGATCTGAAAGCAAGAGAAGCCGATCTGACATGTGGAGATGAGAGGGAAGAGAGTGGGTTTTACACTGCAAAGACAAACCTAAAGATTGGAAAAAATGAGAGTCACGACGCTGAAGCAAACGCAAAGATGACTTTGTCCACGACGCCCGTAGAGTTGGAGCTTCAGGCGATTGCCGGAGACTCTGACGAGGCAGATAATCCAGATGTGATCGAGATCCCCTTTAAAACCAATATCTTGTTTGAGCCACTACCCACCAAGGATGGCCCCCATGGCGACTGGCAGTTCTCCGAGCAGAAGATGAAGAAGGAGATAAGTCAGGAGATCCAGAGAGAGCTGGTGCTTGTAAACCAGGGGAAGATCCCAGGTGGGTACAGCAAAGGGGAAGTCCGCCAGTTAAAGGAGACAAAATTGCTGTTTGAGGCTTTCCAGCAGGATAACACGGACGGTCCAAAAAGGCAACGGAAACCCCGTACCTCACTGAAGAAAGGTCGCGTTTACCCATCTGTGCTAGAGCGCACACGTAGCCTGGAGATGCTGTCACTCAAAAGTTGCCCTATTTCCAGAGCACATTCCCTCAGGCAGTATAAAGAGACTGAGAAAAACCATGAAATCTTAAGATCGATGAGCCAAACTGGCGGATCACGAGACAAAACACGCTTACTCGCCtacacaaaacaagacaaacgTGTGTACAGAAGCATGGACTCCATAAAGACAGATGTCTCAGCGTCAGCTGTGGAGACCAGGAGGAGATCTCAGGACAGAAATGCAACCCAAGAATCTCCCATCCTCCAACGAAACCCTTTTTTCAAGTTGCGTCCAGCCTTGGCTCTGAAGCCGGAAGTAGAGAAGGACATCCGGGAggccaaagagagagaggaggagctgCGCAGACAAAGATGCGATCTGTACGGAGAGAAGACGCAGAGGGGTGAAGACGGAGAGAAGTCACGATTCAAAGAAATGTTTGCACCAG GTGTCGGGAAACAGTCCAGCGGGAAACTGGAACGTGTTTGGCCGCCTCCGCCCTCCGTGAAAGACCAGATGAAATCTGAGCAGACGCAG CAGGAGTCAAAGGTTCAGCGAGCTGGAGGACAGAAGTCTCCTCTGTGGCAACGCTGGGAGGCCGGTCTCATCAACGGAGAAGGACAGGAGAAGAACTGA